TTTCCTTCATCAATAGAATCTTGAACATTTCTAACAATCAATTCTAAACCTAATTCTTTACATAAACGATCTCTGAATTCGATGGTCTCAGGAAAGTTATGCCCTGTATCTATATGCATTAAAGGAAACGGTACTTTTGCTGGATAAAATGCTTTAACAGCTAATCTTACCAAAGTAATAGAATCTTTTCCTCCTGAAAATAACAACACTGGTTTTTCAAACTGTGCAGCTACTTCTCTCATAATGTATATAGCTTCGTTTTCTAGCGAATTTATATGCGATGTATCTTTGTTCATAATAAGCCCCTCCTAACCTCCCGAAGGGGAGGAATTCTTACTCGGGTATAGTAAGAATATTGTTGTTTTAATTTTATTTTATAACTACAACGTTTGTGAAACCTTGCAGGACACTTACTTTTTACTTATTTAAGCGTGTAAACCACACTCTCTGTTTTCTAATGCTTTTGTTGGGTCGAAATATTTAAATTCGTTTGGCAACTTATTTTCTTCTAAATACGTATCTAATTTTTCATCAGACCAAAAGTAAAAAGGGCTTACTTTTAAAACCCCATCTTTACTGAGGCTAAAAATACCAATACTATTTCTAAAAGCCGTTTGTCCTTGACGTAAATTTGTGAACCAAACTTTAGGTTTGTGCTCATCCATAGCGCGTTTAAAAGGCTCTAACTTTACTTGTTCTGTAAACAAAGCGTGTTCTGGAGCATCTACACTTGGAATTCCCATAACCACATCTCTATGAGACGCTGTTTGCTTTGGCACATATAAAAACACGTTCAAGTCTAAATCTTTTATAATTTGTTCTGCATGTCTGTAAGTCTGAGGTGTATTATAACCTGTATCACACCAAATTACAGATGTTTTAGCCTTTACAGAATTAACAGCATGTAAAATCGCTGCTTCGTATGGTCTAAAATTTGTTGTTACTACAGCTTCATTACTAAGTTCGAACGCTTTCTGAATAATTTCAGAAGGTGACGCTTTTTCAAAGCTTTTATTTAATACTTCTATTTGATTTTCTGTAAACATCTCTTTCTTATTATTTACCCCATTTAACAACATTCCAAGCGCGCTCATGGAAAAAATACAAAATCAATTTTGTTATAAAATCTACAGAAGCTATAGAGGCAGCGAGTGTAATATCTTGTGCTAAAACAAAAGAAACAGCCAAGGTATCTAAGGTACCTACAACTCTCCAACTAAGTGCTTTCGCTACACTTCTGATTGGTTTCTCACCAACACTATCTTCTTTATATGTAGACTTTTCTTTGTTTTTTAATAACATTTGCGCTATCATTTGTCGTTGTATTATATTAATCCTATCAATTTAGTAGGGAATACAAAATTAAAACTTTTTAGCACATAAAAAAGATAATTAACAACTTTTTTGAATAATGGAACATTTTAAGGGTAAACTGAAGAAAATAAATTAAAAAATCTATTTATTTTAAGAAATTCTCAACTTTTATGTAGCAGATAAATCGGCTAGCGTTGTGTTTCTAAATACTTTAAGTGTACTATCTCTTACTTGTATCATGAGTTTATTAACGCTACATAGATGCTCATTAGGACAATCATCGCACTTTTCATAAAAATTTAAACTCACACAAGGCACCATAGCAATAGGACCTTCAAGTACACGCATCACTTCAGTCATTAAAATTTCTGAAGGCTCTTTTCTTAAATAATAACCACCGTGTTTTCCTTTCTTTGACCCTAAAATTCCTGCTTTTCTTAAGGTAAGTAATATACTTTCTAAAAATTTTTGTGGTATTTGTTCGCTTTTAGCAATTTCGCCAACTTGTACAGGCGAATCTCCTTCACTTCTAGCAATAAATGTAAGTGCTTTTAATCCGTATTTTGTTTTTTTAGATAGCATGGTGCTAATATATAATTATTTTAATTATATCCACTCAATAAGAACTTCAGACATAATGCATCAACCAAATAAAAAGCCTCATGATATCATATACTTAAAGCCTGCTCTAAATCTTGAATGATATCATCTACATGCTCTAACCCAACGGACACTCTAACTAAACCATCAGTAATATTAACTGCCAATCTGCTTTCTTCTCCTAAACTATGGTGTGTTGTAGATGCTGGATGTGTTACAATGGTTCTAGTATCGCCTAAATTAGCTGATAACGAACACATTTTAATGGCATTTAAAAACTTGCGTCCAGCTTCTATGCCTCCTTTTACTTCGAAAGCCACAATATTACCACCTAATTTCATTTGCTTTTTAGCAACTTCATACTGCGGATGTGATTTTAAAAAAGGATATTTTACCCAATTCACATGAGCATGAGATTCTAAAAACTCAGCGACTTTTAAAGCATTTTCACAATGTCTATCAACTCTTACAGATAATGTTTCTAAACTTTTAGATAACGTCCATGCATTAAATGGCGATAATGCTGGCCCTGTATTTCTTGCAAATAAATAAATCTCTCGAATTAAATCTGCACGACCAACGGTAACACCCCCTAAAACACGTCCTTGCCCATCCATTAATTTGGTTGCAGAATGTATGACCAAATGCGCACCATATTTTATAGGTTGTTGTAAATAAGGTGTTGCAAAGCAATTATCTATAATTAAAATTAGATTATGCTTTTTAGCAATGTCTCCTAACAATTCTAAATCGATGATATCGATTGCTGGATTTGTTGGCGACTCGGCATATAAAATTTTTGTTTTTGGGGTAATAAAACTTTCTATGGTTTCTGGTTCGTTAATATCAAAATAACTGGTTGTAATACCCCATTTTGGTAAAAACTTAGTAAACATAGAATGTGTTGAGCCAAAAACTGAACGTGCTGACACAATATGATCGCCACTTTCTAGCAATGCTGCAAATGTTGAAAAAATAGCTGCCATACCAGTTGCAAAGGCATAACCTGCTTCGGCACCTTCCATTTTACAAACCTTTTCTACAAATTCAGAAGTATTAGGATTTGTAAAACGACTATAAATATTACGCTCTTTTTCTTCAGTAAACGAAGCGCGCATGTCTTCGGCATCTTCGAAAATAAAACTCGATGTCAAGTATAAAGGACTTGTATGTTCTAAAGATTCTGTACGCTCTAATTGTGTACGAATGGCTTCTGTTTCAAAATTTCTTTTCTCTTTCATTTTCTTCTTTTTTTAGATCTATCAATTTTCAAAAATCTGATAGTTAAATATTTTATAGATTCCTGCCTTCACAGGAATGACAGTTTCAAAGGAAACCTCAAAATTTTATTTTGAGGAATTCTTTTTTAATTGATGTGTTTAGACAACCTTAAAATATCACCAAAAACACCTCTTGCCGTTACTTCTGATCCTGCTCCTGCACCTTGAATAACAATAGGTTGCTCACCATAGCTTTCTGTAAAAATTTCAAAAATAGCATCACTTCCTTTTACATGTCCTAATGTACTATCTTCTGGTACAGATACTAATTTAACTTCTAAAGTTCCTTTGTCTTTTGATAAATCGCCCGATAAATCGCCAACGTATCTTAACACATGCCCTGCTTCTTGATTATCTTTTATTTTTTGAAAGGCATCATCCAATACATCTAATTGTTTTAAAAATTCTGAAACGGAAATATCTCTATACGCTTCTGGAATTAAATTCTGAACTGATACATCTTCAAATTCATTATGCAAATCTAACTCTCTTGCTAAAATTAACAGCTTTCTAGCGACATCATTTCCTGAAAAATCTTCTCTTGGATCGGGTTCTGTAAACCCTTTATCTATGGTTTCCTGTATAATCGCACTAAATGACTTGTCCTGAACCGAAAAATTATTAAATAAATAACTTAAAGTCCCCGAAAACACACCACGTATTCTAGTAATATTTTCTCCTGATTCATGTAATAATTTAATGGTATCAATTAACGGCAAACCTGCTCCAACAGTAGTTTCATATAAATATTGCTTATTATTTTCTTTTAGTTGTTCACGTAAATCTGTGTAAAATTCATGAGAAACCGTATTCGCTATTTTATTAGACGACACCAAATCGAACCCAGCTTCTACAAACGCTATATAATTATCATGAAAATTAGGACTTGCTGTATTATCAACCGCTATTAAGTTTTCTAAATGATTTGTTTTAGCAAATTCTATTACTGCTTCAACTGAACTTTCAAAAGACGAAGTTTGTATCGCTTTATTCCAATTTTCATCAACTCCCTTTTTATTTAAAAGTAGTTTTTTAGAATTGGCAATAGCGAACACATTTAAATTAACTCCTTTTCGTTTTTCAATATCATCTTTCGATTTTAAAATTTGATTGATAAGCGCTCCTCCAACACCTCCATGTCCAAAAACGGCAATGTTTATCTTTTTTGAAATGCCAAAAATCTCACCATGAATTACATTCATAGCTTTATGAAGTTGACTCTTTTTAACTACCAAACTTACATTTTTACCGGTAATGGTATTATTGAATAACAATGGTGTTATTTGATTTTTAATAAGCGCATTAAATGGTTTATGAAATGAACTTAATTCAATACCAATGATGGAAATAACCGATACATCATCAATCACACCAATTTTATTAACATCTTGTGAATAAAAGTCATTTTCAAACTCGCGTTC
The nucleotide sequence above comes from Flavobacteriaceae bacterium HL-DH10. Encoded proteins:
- a CDS encoding phosphoadenosine phosphosulfate reductase family protein, with amino-acid sequence MFTENQIEVLNKSFEKASPSEIIQKAFELSNEAVVTTNFRPYEAAILHAVNSVKAKTSVIWCDTGYNTPQTYRHAEQIIKDLDLNVFLYVPKQTASHRDVVMGIPSVDAPEHALFTEQVKLEPFKRAMDEHKPKVWFTNLRQGQTAFRNSIGIFSLSKDGVLKVSPFYFWSDEKLDTYLEENKLPNEFKYFDPTKALENRECGLHA
- a CDS encoding DUF2061 domain-containing protein, which codes for MIAQMLLKNKEKSTYKEDSVGEKPIRSVAKALSWRVVGTLDTLAVSFVLAQDITLAASIASVDFITKLILYFFHERAWNVVKWGK
- a CDS encoding Rrf2 family transcriptional regulator; this encodes MLSKKTKYGLKALTFIARSEGDSPVQVGEIAKSEQIPQKFLESILLTLRKAGILGSKKGKHGGYYLRKEPSEILMTEVMRVLEGPIAMVPCVSLNFYEKCDDCPNEHLCSVNKLMIQVRDSTLKVFRNTTLADLSAT
- a CDS encoding aminotransferase class I/II-fold pyridoxal phosphate-dependent enzyme; the protein is MKEKRNFETEAIRTQLERTESLEHTSPLYLTSSFIFEDAEDMRASFTEEKERNIYSRFTNPNTSEFVEKVCKMEGAEAGYAFATGMAAIFSTFAALLESGDHIVSARSVFGSTHSMFTKFLPKWGITTSYFDINEPETIESFITPKTKILYAESPTNPAIDIIDLELLGDIAKKHNLILIIDNCFATPYLQQPIKYGAHLVIHSATKLMDGQGRVLGGVTVGRADLIREIYLFARNTGPALSPFNAWTLSKSLETLSVRVDRHCENALKVAEFLESHAHVNWVKYPFLKSHPQYEVAKKQMKLGGNIVAFEVKGGIEAGRKFLNAIKMCSLSANLGDTRTIVTHPASTTHHSLGEESRLAVNITDGLVRVSVGLEHVDDIIQDLEQALSI